In Edaphobacter paludis, a single window of DNA contains:
- a CDS encoding PAS domain-containing protein, with amino-acid sequence MSDLNLAAILDASSDAILALDLDFRILYANPQAVRISRLGPGTMGESYWDLRPMMRGTLVEENFVATMQDRIPRQFEIFHAALSIWMDVLVTPCDEGIAVFYKDISAAKLVEQNRDIATKRLQQAFDATPDAILCLDKNWDFTFANWRAIDMLASGPLIGENLWRLFPHNALEPFNSNYRKTMEQRIPTEFEAFYPEPLNAWYRAFARPYEDGIIIFFNDVTLRKLAEQRSEEAARQLDQVFEVTTDAIFAVNRDWRFTFANNRANQILAPNGDLVGKNIWEEFPAAIDTDFHVNYERTMSERVPSTFEAFYPDPLNRWFNILSLPSDDGIIVFFRDITQQRHDEAALRESEARYRLLTELNPQMIWMTSDSSGVTYANQRLLDYLGLSLDQATGVDWLTAIHPDDQSLLLTTWNRIHGSGEMMDIHLRLRRASDGEYRWFLCRALPVPDHPEHGVRWLGVCIDIHDYRLTVEALGTSEARYRVLADLNPQAIWMGDPDGRITYANQGFSDYLGFTTADRDRWITAFHPADRDRVLDTWAHSISTGVEYDIEARLIRARDGQPRWWWIRAQPVRDPSGAILHWLGVAIDIDDRKTFAETLLQKQIETERQRAELETVYETAPVGLALFDPVEFRYLRLNERQAEIVGLPKEQILGRTLTEIAPIDGLREMFEQVARGQTIKDVLLEGELPTRPGVHRFWNVNYSPIYNPYGEVEAIAAVSLEITHQKKAENALIQSEKLAAVGRLASSISHEINNPLEAITNLLYLIALSDDLPPGARAYVQTAQSELSRVCQIATQTLRFHRQAVRASNVTAADLVDAVLNLYQGRLANSNIRVETTYTTQTRILCFENDIRQVLNNLIANAIDAMRQGGRLIIRAHDTTGKSDGYLKGRPGIRITIADTGHGMSPEVRARLFEPFYTTKDLNGTGLGLWISAGIVERHQGRLSFRSTQHPIHHGTIFSLFLPWAEQPYPPASQ; translated from the coding sequence GTGTCTGACTTGAACCTTGCAGCGATTCTCGATGCTTCGTCAGACGCCATTCTTGCGCTTGATCTTGATTTCCGCATCCTTTACGCGAATCCGCAGGCGGTTCGTATCAGCCGGCTTGGGCCCGGCACCATGGGAGAAAGCTACTGGGACTTGCGCCCGATGATGCGCGGCACTCTCGTCGAAGAAAACTTTGTGGCGACGATGCAGGACCGGATTCCTCGGCAGTTCGAAATCTTCCACGCGGCGCTGAGCATATGGATGGATGTCCTTGTCACTCCATGCGACGAGGGGATTGCTGTCTTCTATAAGGACATCTCCGCTGCAAAGCTGGTGGAACAGAATCGCGACATCGCGACCAAACGGCTGCAGCAGGCCTTCGATGCCACTCCTGACGCGATCCTCTGTCTGGATAAGAACTGGGATTTCACCTTTGCCAACTGGCGGGCAATCGATATGCTCGCATCCGGCCCGCTGATCGGTGAAAACCTGTGGCGTTTATTTCCGCATAACGCGCTGGAGCCATTCAACTCAAACTATCGCAAGACGATGGAGCAGCGCATTCCGACTGAGTTCGAGGCCTTTTATCCTGAGCCCCTCAATGCCTGGTATCGCGCCTTCGCCAGACCCTACGAAGATGGCATCATCATTTTCTTCAATGATGTGACACTTCGCAAACTCGCTGAGCAGCGGAGCGAAGAGGCGGCTCGTCAACTCGATCAGGTCTTTGAGGTCACGACCGACGCCATCTTCGCAGTCAACCGCGACTGGCGCTTTACCTTCGCCAACAACCGGGCTAACCAGATACTCGCTCCCAATGGAGATCTGGTCGGCAAAAACATCTGGGAAGAGTTTCCCGCGGCGATCGATACTGACTTCCACGTTAACTACGAACGCACCATGAGCGAACGCGTGCCTAGTACGTTTGAGGCCTTCTATCCCGACCCGCTCAATCGATGGTTCAACATCCTGTCGCTACCATCCGATGACGGCATCATTGTTTTTTTTCGCGATATCACGCAGCAGCGCCACGATGAGGCTGCCTTGCGCGAGAGCGAAGCCCGCTATCGCCTGCTCACCGAACTTAATCCGCAGATGATCTGGATGACGTCCGACAGCTCCGGCGTAACTTATGCTAACCAACGCCTTCTCGACTACCTCGGTCTTTCGCTCGACCAGGCCACGGGCGTCGATTGGCTCACAGCGATCCACCCCGACGACCAATCTCTGCTGCTCACAACCTGGAACCGTATCCACGGCAGCGGCGAGATGATGGACATTCATCTCCGCCTGAGACGGGCGTCCGACGGAGAGTACCGATGGTTTCTCTGCCGCGCTCTCCCGGTTCCTGATCATCCCGAACATGGCGTTCGCTGGCTGGGTGTCTGTATCGATATCCACGATTACCGGCTCACGGTTGAAGCTCTTGGCACCAGCGAAGCCCGCTACCGTGTCCTCGCGGACCTCAACCCCCAGGCTATTTGGATGGGCGACCCTGATGGCAGGATCACTTATGCCAACCAGGGCTTCAGCGATTATCTCGGCTTCACCACCGCCGATCGCGACCGCTGGATTACAGCCTTTCATCCCGCCGACCGCGATCGCGTCCTTGACACGTGGGCCCACTCCATCTCGACCGGTGTTGAATACGATATCGAAGCGCGCCTGATCCGTGCCCGCGACGGTCAGCCGCGCTGGTGGTGGATCCGCGCTCAACCGGTACGGGATCCGTCCGGCGCCATCCTCCACTGGCTCGGCGTCGCTATTGACATAGATGATCGGAAGACCTTTGCTGAGACACTGCTCCAGAAGCAGATTGAGACTGAGCGCCAGCGCGCCGAACTGGAGACCGTCTATGAAACAGCTCCCGTCGGTTTGGCGCTCTTCGATCCGGTCGAGTTCCGCTATTTGCGTCTCAACGAAAGACAGGCAGAAATCGTCGGGCTGCCAAAGGAGCAGATACTTGGCCGCACCCTCACGGAGATCGCCCCAATTGACGGTCTCAGGGAGATGTTCGAACAGGTTGCCCGCGGCCAAACTATTAAAGACGTACTGCTCGAAGGTGAACTTCCTACTCGACCCGGGGTACATCGCTTCTGGAACGTCAACTATTCCCCCATTTATAACCCTTACGGCGAAGTCGAAGCGATCGCTGCGGTCTCACTCGAAATCACTCATCAAAAGAAGGCGGAAAATGCTCTCATTCAAAGCGAGAAGCTCGCCGCCGTCGGACGCCTCGCGAGCTCCATCTCACACGAGATCAATAACCCACTCGAAGCCATTACCAATCTCCTCTATCTGATCGCCCTGTCTGACGACCTGCCTCCCGGCGCGCGCGCCTATGTTCAGACGGCGCAGAGCGAACTCTCACGCGTCTGCCAGATTGCCACGCAGACGCTCCGCTTTCATCGCCAAGCGGTCCGTGCCTCCAACGTCACGGCGGCCGATCTGGTGGACGCCGTTCTCAATCTCTATCAAGGCCGTCTTGCCAACTCCAACATCAGGGTCGAGACCACCTATACGACCCAAACACGTATCCTCTGTTTTGAAAACGACATTCGTCAGGTCCTCAACAACCTCATCGCGAATGCCATCGATGCGATGCGCCAGGGTGGCCGTCTCATCATTCGGGCCCACGACACAACCGGCAAATCCGATGGATATCTAAAGGGCCGCCCGGGCATCCGCATCACCATTGCCGACACTGGACACGGAATGTCACCCGAAGTGCGGGCCCGGCTCTTCGAGCCCTTTTACACTACCAAAGACCTTAACGGAACCGGCCTCGGCCTCTGGATATCCGCCGGAATTGTGGAACGGCACCAGGGCCGCCTCTCCTTCCGCAGCACTCAGCACCCTATCCACCACGGGACCATCTTCTCTCTGTTTCTGCCATGGGCGGAGCAACCCTACCCGCCAGCTTCCCAGTAG
- a CDS encoding septal ring lytic transglycosylase RlpA family protein: protein MTRSRLVSAAMLAALSLLAVGCHRETQRAYRQPPPPPSVDTTTGTRSSKGPTRNRDTETTRTAPLPDTHGRAVLSEVGLASWYGPPYAGRKGADGTVYDQNAMTAAHLTLPLGTVVRVTNLSTNQSAIVRITDRGPFVRGRIIDLSLAAAKAIGVYRAGVARVRVEAFASATPEVAGRWCVQVGAFSREKDAVKLKDQLSRRYTTAKVIEFAGPTGHWVRINPLLPDRAHANEVAESIRTPDPAALPYVVRTN from the coding sequence TTGACGCGCTCGCGTCTCGTCTCCGCCGCGATGCTGGCAGCTCTTTCGCTGTTGGCCGTGGGCTGTCACCGAGAGACGCAGCGAGCCTATCGACAGCCACCCCCACCTCCTTCCGTGGACACAACTACTGGTACCCGCTCCAGCAAAGGGCCCACCCGCAATCGAGATACAGAGACGACGCGCACTGCGCCACTACCTGACACTCATGGCAGAGCGGTTTTGAGCGAGGTCGGACTGGCAAGCTGGTACGGTCCGCCCTACGCCGGACGCAAAGGAGCCGACGGCACGGTCTACGACCAGAATGCGATGACCGCCGCTCACCTGACGCTGCCTCTCGGCACCGTCGTCCGCGTCACCAACCTCAGCACCAACCAGTCCGCTATCGTCCGCATCACCGACCGCGGCCCCTTCGTTCGCGGTCGCATCATCGACCTCTCACTTGCTGCAGCCAAGGCTATTGGCGTCTATCGCGCCGGGGTCGCCCGGGTGCGAGTTGAGGCATTCGCGTCAGCCACTCCTGAGGTGGCGGGGCGCTGGTGTGTTCAGGTCGGGGCCTTCTCCCGCGAGAAGGATGCAGTCAAGCTGAAGGACCAACTGAGCCGCCGTTACACCACCGCCAAAGTCATCGAGTTCGCCGGACCCACCGGCCATTGGGTCCGCATCAACCCGCTCCTGCCCGATAGAGCGCATGCCAACGAAGTCGCTGAGAGTATTCGCACGCCTGACCCCGCAGCACTGCCTTACGTTGTCAGAACCAACTAA
- a CDS encoding MFS transporter, whose product MSLSIAIDPEDQHDRQESFAPVPPAWVTGLAWLPFGIVVGFTITALPFLVTRMGVSLDRAAAMSATVMTPTFWGFLLNPILDVGLTRRAYCWLTALVAAGCMASGLWVLSPAHLGAATILLLLGELSIVLFGSALGGWQTEFVPERMRGMVGGWTNVANLGGGALGSLVVMWLATRIDMRTDARWIGLGLMASILAGLLPALWFPLPHKSRFKLKQIFADTMKATWQACKQRECLVGFALFIAPASALAAINLFSGIGRDFHASDHTVILVTGAGCAISASIGSLLGGWASHRFNRGYVYLLSGIVGALCALIVAFLPHVPENFVWLALAYNGIAGVSYAAFTSLSLQLVGHASPVASTQLGLFSASTNGAIVFMTAADGLGYRHFGVRGLLLTDGLASLTAAIPLLFLVRRYLGRAPEHYLIDDAVPIEQLN is encoded by the coding sequence TTGAGCCTGTCAATCGCTATCGATCCCGAAGACCAGCATGATCGGCAAGAGTCATTCGCGCCAGTTCCGCCCGCGTGGGTTACAGGGCTGGCATGGCTTCCCTTTGGAATTGTCGTCGGTTTCACCATTACGGCACTTCCATTTCTCGTTACAAGAATGGGCGTCAGTCTCGACCGCGCCGCCGCCATGAGTGCGACGGTGATGACGCCTACCTTCTGGGGATTTCTGCTCAATCCGATCCTCGACGTTGGGCTCACGCGGCGAGCCTATTGCTGGCTGACTGCCCTGGTTGCTGCTGGCTGCATGGCGTCGGGACTGTGGGTGCTTTCGCCAGCGCACCTTGGAGCAGCGACAATACTGCTGTTGCTCGGAGAGCTATCGATTGTGCTGTTTGGGTCGGCGCTCGGCGGCTGGCAGACGGAGTTTGTTCCTGAGCGAATGCGCGGCATGGTCGGCGGATGGACGAACGTCGCCAATCTCGGCGGCGGTGCGCTTGGCTCTCTGGTCGTCATGTGGCTGGCAACACGCATCGACATGCGGACCGATGCCCGCTGGATAGGCCTGGGACTGATGGCATCGATCTTGGCCGGACTTCTGCCTGCGCTCTGGTTTCCTTTACCGCACAAATCGAGGTTCAAGCTGAAGCAGATCTTTGCCGACACCATGAAGGCCACCTGGCAGGCGTGCAAACAGAGGGAATGTCTTGTGGGCTTCGCGCTCTTTATCGCGCCCGCGAGCGCCCTTGCCGCCATCAATCTCTTCTCCGGCATTGGCAGAGACTTTCACGCCAGCGATCACACCGTCATTCTAGTTACAGGAGCAGGCTGCGCCATTAGCGCATCCATCGGCTCGCTTCTCGGTGGCTGGGCTTCGCACCGATTCAATCGCGGCTATGTCTATCTTCTGTCGGGCATCGTCGGAGCCCTTTGTGCGCTCATCGTGGCCTTCCTTCCCCATGTGCCGGAAAACTTTGTCTGGCTGGCTTTGGCCTATAACGGTATCGCCGGAGTCAGTTATGCGGCGTTCACCTCGCTGTCCCTGCAGCTCGTCGGGCACGCCAGTCCGGTAGCGAGCACACAGCTTGGCCTTTTTTCCGCCTCCACCAATGGAGCGATCGTATTTATGACGGCGGCAGATGGCCTGGGCTACCGGCACTTCGGCGTGCGCGGTCTGCTGCTTACCGATGGACTGGCAAGTCTCACTGCTGCTATACCGCTTTTGTTCCTGGTACGGCGCTATTTGGGCCGCGCGCCTGAGCATTACCTCATTGACGATGCAGTACCGATCGAGCAACTGAACTAG
- a CDS encoding YDG/SRA domain-containing protein, with product MNFNAAETHSIVLSSHRPGAPYDDILEENGTVLIYEGHDEPKTSQTPYPKQVDQPLASKSGRPTQNGHFHQAAQSYIRNEKPAARVRVYEKIKDGIWSYNGLFALVDSWTETSGNRRVFKFKLDSIPDEESFGSVEQRQIEQRRLIPSHVKVAVWRRDKGACVSCGSTQNLHFDHILPYSKGGTSDSEKNIQLLCMRHNIQKGAKLI from the coding sequence ATGAACTTCAACGCTGCGGAAACGCATTCAATTGTTTTATCTTCACATCGGCCGGGAGCGCCATACGATGACATTCTCGAAGAGAATGGCACCGTGCTGATCTATGAAGGGCACGATGAACCGAAGACATCTCAAACTCCGTATCCGAAGCAGGTTGATCAGCCACTAGCATCAAAATCGGGTAGGCCAACTCAAAATGGACATTTTCATCAGGCTGCGCAATCCTATATTCGCAACGAGAAGCCAGCCGCCAGAGTGCGTGTTTACGAAAAGATTAAGGACGGTATTTGGTCTTATAACGGGTTATTTGCACTTGTAGATAGTTGGACCGAGACTAGTGGAAATCGGCGAGTCTTCAAATTCAAGCTCGATTCAATTCCAGACGAAGAGTCTTTTGGATCAGTAGAGCAGCGACAAATTGAGCAGCGCAGGCTCATTCCATCTCACGTAAAAGTGGCGGTATGGCGAAGGGATAAGGGTGCTTGCGTTTCCTGTGGTTCAACCCAAAACCTTCACTTTGATCACATATTGCCTTATTCAAAAGGTGGGACTTCGGATTCCGAAAAGAATATTCAGCTTTTGTGTATGCGACACAACATACAGAAGGGCGCAAAACTCATATAG
- a CDS encoding radical SAM protein, translating into MSNKPSKFFEKSLTRAAKAGWVVFNKLNSISPNASFTPKWSDKPLLKSYQKEKPPLGWPRTTDSLCPKCIPEIRQQIVDGKLPHEILLNEKVGEIKAQIIERDGQILMVKDCPIHGHFEDVMSIDTAFFKHLEEVFPGRDIRAHNDEKLHNHGTSTVTHGRGSVLTIDLTNRCNMMCDPCFMDANQVGFVHELTWDEIKTMLDNAVTIKPKRQMSVQFSGGEPTLSPYFLDAVAYARKVGYTSVQAATNGIEFAKSKEFAKAAADAGLRYAYLQFDGIGNAANSHRKVGNAFDVKLQAIHNLHEAGVDIVPVTTIINGINNEQVGNIIEFALDNPKKINFLSFQPVSFTGRDEDISDERRKAQRYTLSHMAHDVKNQTGLGEPTRDWFPISFMSTFADWADLVHGPNHDWGQLSCGCHPNCGIGMALMIDKETKEAVPVTAFLNADRLAKDVARINDAARGKWLSIIGVTLALLRNYEPEKAPTHFKIKDLLQKFDKSFGATGKNYGKVTADRTMEDIKMRRNDRWNFLFIAGMWFQDLFNYDFRRTEQCIIPYATQEGEISFCAYNTGVGWRNIIEKMHMTSTLTKWYEEHGRHEIFAGGKKVGLEKESSYDLVLNDAHVNAAANDTFEKSGVAKNAREEKIRARDAKIKQDAENAKMAKLYRKEVLGEKEVPGFIALDSIGGIKPAAAKAEVVNSIEETVAGD; encoded by the coding sequence ATGTCAAATAAGCCATCGAAGTTTTTCGAAAAATCTCTCACACGGGCAGCAAAAGCCGGCTGGGTTGTGTTCAACAAGCTGAACTCGATCAGTCCCAATGCGAGCTTCACACCCAAGTGGAGCGACAAGCCCCTTCTGAAGAGCTATCAGAAAGAGAAGCCGCCACTCGGTTGGCCGCGTACGACGGACTCGCTCTGTCCCAAGTGCATCCCCGAGATCCGGCAGCAGATCGTCGACGGCAAGCTGCCCCACGAGATTCTGCTCAACGAAAAGGTCGGCGAGATCAAGGCGCAGATCATCGAGCGCGACGGCCAGATTCTGATGGTGAAGGATTGCCCCATCCATGGCCACTTTGAAGATGTCATGTCGATCGACACCGCCTTCTTTAAACACCTCGAAGAGGTCTTCCCGGGCCGCGACATCCGCGCCCACAATGACGAGAAGCTGCACAATCACGGCACGTCCACAGTTACACACGGTCGCGGTTCGGTGCTGACCATCGACCTGACCAACCGCTGCAACATGATGTGCGATCCCTGCTTTATGGACGCCAACCAGGTCGGCTTCGTCCACGAACTGACGTGGGACGAGATCAAGACCATGCTCGACAATGCCGTGACCATCAAGCCCAAGCGGCAGATGAGCGTGCAGTTCTCGGGTGGCGAGCCGACGCTGTCGCCGTACTTCCTCGATGCTGTCGCTTATGCCCGCAAGGTCGGTTACACCAGCGTTCAGGCAGCGACCAACGGCATCGAGTTTGCCAAGTCGAAGGAATTCGCCAAGGCGGCGGCTGATGCCGGTCTGCGCTATGCCTATCTGCAGTTTGACGGTATCGGCAACGCGGCTAACTCGCACCGCAAGGTCGGCAACGCATTCGATGTAAAGCTCCAGGCCATCCACAATCTGCATGAGGCTGGCGTCGACATCGTTCCAGTGACGACCATCATCAACGGCATCAACAACGAGCAGGTTGGCAACATCATCGAGTTCGCACTTGACAACCCCAAGAAGATCAACTTCCTCAGCTTCCAGCCCGTCAGCTTCACTGGCCGCGATGAAGATATCTCCGACGAGCGCCGCAAGGCTCAGCGCTACACGCTGAGCCACATGGCGCACGACGTCAAGAATCAGACCGGCCTCGGCGAGCCGACGCGCGACTGGTTCCCCATCAGCTTCATGTCCACCTTTGCCGATTGGGCCGACCTGGTGCATGGACCGAATCACGACTGGGGCCAGCTCTCCTGCGGCTGCCACCCGAACTGCGGTATCGGCATGGCGCTGATGATCGACAAAGAAACCAAGGAAGCTGTGCCCGTCACTGCATTCCTGAATGCAGATCGCCTCGCCAAGGACGTCGCTCGCATCAATGACGCCGCCCGCGGCAAATGGCTCTCCATCATCGGCGTTACGCTTGCCCTGCTGCGCAACTACGAGCCGGAGAAGGCGCCAACCCACTTCAAGATCAAGGACCTGCTGCAGAAGTTCGACAAGAGCTTCGGCGCGACTGGCAAGAACTACGGAAAAGTCACCGCGGACCGCACGATGGAAGACATCAAGATGCGCCGCAACGACCGCTGGAACTTCCTATTCATCGCCGGCATGTGGTTCCAGGACCTGTTCAACTACGACTTCCGCCGTACCGAGCAGTGCATCATCCCCTATGCCACACAAGAGGGTGAGATCAGCTTCTGCGCGTACAACACCGGCGTTGGCTGGAGAAACATCATCGAGAAGATGCACATGACCTCCACGCTGACCAAGTGGTACGAGGAGCATGGCCGTCACGAGATCTTCGCCGGCGGCAAGAAGGTTGGTCTGGAGAAGGAGTCCAGCTACGACCTCGTGCTCAACGATGCTCACGTCAACGCAGCTGCCAACGACACCTTCGAGAAGTCCGGTGTCGCCAAGAACGCTCGCGAAGAGAAGATCCGGGCGCGCGACGCGAAGATCAAGCAGGATGCCGAGAACGCCAAGATGGCCAAGCTCTACCGCAAGGAAGTGCTGGGCGAGAAGGAAGTCCCGGGCTTCATCGCGCTCGACTCCATCGGTGGCATCAAGCCAGCCGCTGCGAAGGCCGAGGTCGTCAATAGCATCGAAGAGACCGTAGCCGGCGACTAA
- a CDS encoding DUF882 domain-containing protein, which translates to MKLRFDRWVMIAIVAAMVFALSEPAKAGEIAETSSPSLSTGPAYSLHLYHLHTGESLDVVYRVGDTYIPAALDELNHFLRDHRTETVKAYDPKEFDLLHALMAKLGRPDGVIDIVCGYRTPWSNHFLRTRAASTGVAEHSQHMQAKAIDIRVPGVSTLKLRNTALSLNEGGVGYYPVSQFVHVDVGPVREWSYGRVHSRRIRSHTHTRARMRAVGE; encoded by the coding sequence ATGAAGCTTCGTTTTGACAGATGGGTGATGATCGCGATTGTCGCGGCAATGGTGTTCGCGCTGAGTGAACCAGCCAAGGCAGGCGAGATAGCTGAGACGTCCAGCCCGAGCCTGAGCACAGGCCCTGCTTACTCGCTGCATCTCTATCATCTGCATACCGGCGAAAGCCTCGACGTGGTCTACCGCGTAGGCGATACCTACATTCCGGCGGCGCTCGATGAGTTGAATCACTTTTTGCGCGACCATCGTACGGAGACGGTGAAGGCATACGATCCAAAGGAATTCGACCTGCTTCATGCACTCATGGCGAAGCTCGGACGGCCTGACGGTGTGATCGATATCGTCTGCGGCTACCGCACGCCGTGGAGCAATCACTTCTTGAGAACACGCGCTGCCAGCACTGGCGTGGCCGAGCACAGCCAGCACATGCAGGCGAAGGCAATCGACATTCGCGTGCCTGGCGTATCTACCTTGAAGCTGCGGAATACGGCTTTGAGCTTGAATGAAGGTGGAGTGGGCTACTACCCGGTGTCGCAGTTTGTGCATGTAGATGTAGGGCCGGTGCGGGAGTGGTCGTATGGCCGCGTGCACTCACGCCGGATCCGATCTCATACTCATACGCGCGCCCGAATGCGGGCTGTCGGCGAGTAA
- a CDS encoding YceH family protein codes for MTLDPIQLRVLGSLIEKEIATPESYPLSLNALVNACNQRSSRDPVLTLTEDEVRQAIHSLEDLKLTAPVYDSRVPKYEHRIRTVLNLRRDETAVLCLLMLRGPQTPGELRSRADRLYTFDDIAAVNSTLERLASRPQPDDSAETPDATGPLAVILPRQPGSRESRYMHLLGGANALLTPSQPLPNLSANTSSSRELLVNLQEELIVMRSTVMALEKRIAHLESLHPDDTLPPAQLVG; via the coding sequence ATGACGCTCGATCCCATTCAGCTCCGTGTGCTCGGTTCGCTTATCGAAAAAGAGATTGCCACGCCGGAAAGTTATCCGCTTTCGCTCAATGCTCTGGTCAATGCGTGCAATCAGCGATCCAGCCGCGATCCTGTGCTCACTCTGACGGAGGACGAGGTCCGCCAGGCCATCCATTCGCTCGAAGATCTTAAGCTCACGGCGCCCGTCTACGACAGCCGTGTGCCCAAGTATGAGCACCGCATTCGCACGGTCCTGAATCTTCGTCGCGACGAGACTGCCGTCCTCTGCCTGCTCATGCTGCGCGGCCCGCAGACACCAGGCGAACTACGCAGCCGCGCCGACCGCCTGTACACCTTCGACGACATCGCCGCCGTTAACAGCACTCTCGAGCGGCTCGCCTCCCGTCCGCAGCCGGATGACAGCGCGGAAACGCCCGACGCAACCGGCCCACTTGCCGTCATTCTGCCCAGGCAACCCGGTTCGCGCGAGTCCCGCTACATGCATCTGCTGGGCGGTGCGAATGCTTTGTTAACCCCGTCGCAGCCTCTCCCGAATCTGAGCGCCAACACAAGCTCATCGCGAGAACTGCTCGTCAATCTGCAGGAGGAACTTATCGTTATGCGATCTACCGTCATGGCGCTTGAAAAGCGCATCGCTCATCTGGAATCCCTCCATCCTGACGACACTCTTCCCCCCGCCCAACTCGTAGGGTAA
- a CDS encoding 4-(cytidine 5'-diphospho)-2-C-methyl-D-erythritol kinase, whose product MATRVRSYSKINLGLAIGPVRADRFHGLTTLYQTLDLHDLVTVSARRAAKTRLVLTTNHARVPVDGRNTAWKMVERCLERLGVTAEVEMSIEKNLPVQGGMGAGSANAAAALIGLERELGVALPGAARLELAAGVGSDVPLFLLGGAVLGLNRGEQVVPLPDLPRIACLVAVPNVGVSTPQAFRDWDGRQGPGGLTDESKADRLMELSLAYASLYAEPGTSGIVRSLNPEKKQGNSEEIQSGVPNGLAENTLLSLVRTGVENDFEQVVFPAYPSLRETKRLLMGTDSEAPALYAALSGSGSALFGLFRSDADARVAQQRIQSAATQAGVRTFLTETLPRAAYWQRMFAG is encoded by the coding sequence ATGGCTACGCGCGTTCGTTCTTATTCAAAGATCAATCTGGGGCTGGCGATTGGACCGGTGCGGGCCGATAGGTTTCATGGGCTGACTACGCTCTATCAGACTCTGGATCTGCATGACCTGGTGACGGTTTCTGCGCGGCGCGCAGCGAAGACGCGGTTGGTGCTGACTACCAACCATGCACGGGTTCCAGTGGATGGGCGGAACACCGCCTGGAAGATGGTGGAACGCTGCCTGGAGCGGCTGGGGGTGACGGCCGAGGTTGAGATGTCGATTGAGAAGAACCTGCCGGTCCAGGGCGGGATGGGGGCGGGAAGTGCGAATGCGGCAGCGGCCCTGATTGGGCTGGAGCGAGAGCTTGGGGTTGCGTTGCCGGGAGCCGCGCGGCTGGAGTTGGCGGCGGGCGTGGGATCGGACGTGCCGCTGTTTCTGCTGGGTGGGGCGGTTTTGGGACTGAATCGAGGGGAGCAGGTGGTTCCGTTGCCGGATCTGCCGCGGATAGCTTGCCTGGTGGCGGTGCCGAATGTGGGAGTCTCGACGCCGCAGGCATTTCGGGACTGGGATGGAAGGCAGGGACCGGGTGGATTGACGGACGAGTCTAAAGCCGATAGACTTATGGAGTTGAGTCTCGCTTATGCGTCTTTGTATGCTGAGCCTGGCACTTCCGGTATCGTTCGCAGCCTGAATCCTGAGAAAAAACAGGGGAACTCTGAAGAAATTCAGAGCGGTGTGCCGAACGGTCTCGCGGAGAATACCCTTCTCTCGCTTGTCCGCACCGGGGTTGAAAACGACTTTGAACAGGTCGTCTTTCCGGCTTATCCCTCCCTGCGTGAAACCAAGCGTTTATTGATGGGTACTGATTCTGAGGCTCCTGCATTATATGCAGCGCTTTCGGGTTCGGGTTCGGCTCTGTTTGGACTTTTTCGGTCCGATGCAGATGCGCGAGTAGCTCAACAGCGTATCCAGTCGGCTGCAACGCAAGCTGGGGTTCGGACTTTCCTGACGGAAACTTTGCCCAGGGCGGCTTACTGGCAGAGAATGTTCGCAGGGTAG
- a CDS encoding RNA polymerase sigma factor codes for MKASDLTRQAAALRGWMDLPAVWTELEVRGRESLRRDDPLEREQEFSGIVERQARFMFRVAYGVLRNVQDAEDAVQEAFLKLYRGEAWRRIEDEKAFLARTVWRVALDRAPRAVDRMDDVAGMELAAGGASPESHTADDDERVLLRRLIDGLPEELRQPLMLSAMEEMTSREVAAVMGIPEGTVRTRVMRARAELKKRFAGMEVRR; via the coding sequence ATGAAGGCGAGCGATTTAACGCGGCAGGCTGCTGCGTTGCGAGGATGGATGGACTTGCCGGCGGTATGGACGGAGCTTGAAGTCAGGGGGCGCGAGAGCTTGCGTCGGGATGATCCGCTGGAGCGGGAGCAGGAGTTTTCGGGGATCGTCGAACGCCAGGCGCGGTTCATGTTTCGCGTGGCTTATGGAGTGTTGCGGAATGTGCAGGATGCCGAAGACGCGGTGCAGGAGGCTTTTCTGAAACTGTATCGGGGCGAGGCCTGGCGGCGGATAGAGGATGAAAAGGCATTTCTGGCGCGGACGGTTTGGCGGGTGGCCCTCGATCGAGCTCCCAGGGCCGTCGACCGGATGGACGATGTCGCCGGAATGGAGCTGGCTGCTGGTGGGGCATCGCCGGAGAGTCATACGGCGGACGACGACGAGCGGGTTCTGCTCAGGCGCCTGATCGATGGCTTGCCGGAGGAGTTGCGGCAGCCGCTGATGCTCAGCGCGATGGAGGAGATGACGTCGCGTGAAGTTGCGGCGGTGATGGGGATTCCCGAAGGAACGGTACGGACGCGAGTGATGCGGGCAAGGGCGGAGTTGAAGAAGAGGTTTGCGGGGATGGAGGTGCGGCGATGA